From a region of the Daphnia pulicaria isolate SC F1-1A chromosome 1, SC_F0-13Bv2, whole genome shotgun sequence genome:
- the LOC124326303 gene encoding cylicin-2-like — MDSDSGRKGRRAETSRFFLALRMHGTVFDFMVQHLPGRSRNDVYRKFKLEEKKNPEYVDQMLRARIPFDPTLFEPNGDVIDTVVAKGKKGRGKKPGKKEVVEENHLNRVEAAAPAPVAETKEKRGRGKKAQPRVAKSEEMSSSPEVNPEPVEETAQEKDVQVWVFKVVAEPKSKPGPKSKTGPKSKMETKPTEAESETTQVVEPEVVEKKGRGKRGNQVLDTAPPTVTEVVTDQPEVQAPPVVAAATEVSPAPEVKKGRGKVKATVEEVPEPKESENLVTNEPDTKEKRGRGRQASSKDGTEKAAKASEEPLPNDETESPLPASPVAETKEKRGRGPQAKAQAEAPVEETTEAVEVVPAKRGRGKKAAAPAASKADAEEEAVEEVDAEEEAVEEVKEAKAKGKKGAAAAKKHVEEEVEKPAVPEEPAAPVKTVVESPETSKAVPAKRGRRKKATPLAKVAGDEEAEAVAKVKETKAKGKKGPAAKKQAEKKVAEKKGVVKKDDKATELPLRVVNGLEEDSETNPSKRSKTSEDAEAAAEEPEKKAGRGQRQARRKRGSY, encoded by the exons ATGGATTCTGATTCAGGGCGTAAGGGACGACGTGCTG agACATCCCGCTTCTTCCTTGCATTGCGAATGCATGGAACCGTTTTTGATTTCATGGTCCAGCACCTACCTGGCCGTTCGCGTAACGATGTCTACCGCAAATTCAaattagaagaaaagaagaatccgGAATATGTGGACCAAATGTTGAGGGCAAGAATTCCATTTGACCCAACCCTGTTTGAGCCTAATGGTGATGTCATTGACACTGTCGTTGcaaaggggaaaaagggaAGAGGAAAGAAGCCTGGCAAAAAGGAAGTTGTCGAAGAAAATCATCTGAACAGAGTAGAAGCTGCAGCTCCAGCTCCAGTTGCTGAAACCAAGGAGAAAAGAGGACGTGGAAAGAAAGCTCAACCACGAGTAGCAAAATCTGAAGAAATGAGTTCATCACCCGAAGTTAATCCTGAACCAGTTGAGGAAACTGCACAAGAAAAGGACGTTCAGGTGTGGGTGTTCAAGGTGGTTGCAGAGCCTAAATCAAAGCCTGGACCAAAATCTAAAACAGGGCCTAAATCCAAAATGGAAACTAAACCAACTGAAGCGGAATCTGAAACTACTCAGGTTGTTGAACCAGAAGTTGTGGAGAAGAAAGGGCGAGGGAAAAGGGGTAACCAAGTGCTCGATACAGCGCCTCCAACCGTCACAGAGGTGGTTACTGATCAACCCGAAGTCCAAGCTCCGCCAGTCGTTGCTGCAGCAACTGAAGTTTCTCCAGCTCCTGAAGTCAAGAAAGGACGTGGAAAAGTAAAGGCCACAGTCGAAGAAGTCCCAGAACCAAAGGAATCAGAAAATCTAGTCACAAACGAACCAGACACTAAAGAGAAACGGGGCCGAGGCAGACAAGCTTCATCGAAAGACGGAACCGAAAAAGCTGCCAAGGCCAGTGAGGAGCCGCTACCTAATGACGAGACTGAATCTCCTCTTCCCGCATCTCCTGTAGCTGAAACTAAAGAAAAGCGAGGCAGAGGACCACAGGCCAAGGCGCAAGCTGAAGCTCCTGTCGAAGAAACGACCGAAGCTGTAGAAGTTGTTCCAGCCAAAAGAGGTCGTGGGAAGAAGGCAGCCGCTCCAGCTGCGTCCAAAGCTGACGCCGAGGAGGAAGCAGTTGAAGAG GTTGACGCCGAGGAGGAAGCAGTTGAAGAGGTGAAAGAGGCTAAAGCGAAGGGAAAgaaaggagctgctgctgccaagaaacatgttgaagaagaagtagagaaACCTGCAGTTCCAGAAGAACCAGCTGCTCCTGTTAAAACTGTGGTGGAATCGCCGGAAACTTCGAAAGCTGTTCCAGCCAAGAGAGGTCGCAGAAAGAAGGCAACCCCACTGGCCAAGGTGGCTGGGGATGAAGAAGCCGAGGCAGTTGCAAAGGTTAAAGAGACTAAAgccaaaggaaagaaaggaCCTGCGGCGAAGAAACAGGCTGAGAAAAAAGTTGCTGAGAAGAAAGGAGTCGTCAAGAAAGATGACAAAGCAACGGAACTTCCTCTGCGAGTCGTCAATGGACTGGAAGAAGATAGTGAAACAAATCCGTCGAAGCGGAGTAAAACTTCCGAGGATGCCGAAGCTGCTGCGGAAGAGCCGGAGAAAAAGGCTGGCCGAGGAC AAAGGCAAGCGCGGCGGAAAAGAGGAAGTTACTGa